One stretch of Symbiobacterium terraclitae DNA includes these proteins:
- the speE gene encoding polyamine aminopropyltransferase, producing the protein MNHGDWLIEEQTPSYRTQWRVRRVLHEEQTPFQHLQLVELEDFGRALVLDGAVQTTVGDEYIYHEMIAHVPLFTHPNPERVLVIGGGDGGTAREVARHPSVKGIDMVEIDRAVVDACRRHLPETACGLDHPKVNLVIGDGLAWVAGRSDAYDVILVDSSDPVGPAEGLFNRTFYENVYRALKPGGIFVAQVLSPFFHQKLIRDVYQVVASIFPITMPYLAVVPTYPSGLHCFMLGSKEHSPLRPGIGAPTWRTRWYTPEVHRAAFQLPPVVAELLQPAAAPEGAQRPVQAASTP; encoded by the coding sequence ATGAACCACGGAGACTGGCTGATCGAGGAGCAGACTCCCAGTTACCGGACCCAGTGGCGCGTGCGGCGCGTGCTGCACGAGGAGCAGACCCCGTTCCAGCACCTTCAGCTGGTGGAGCTGGAGGACTTCGGGCGCGCCCTGGTGCTGGACGGCGCCGTGCAGACCACGGTGGGCGATGAGTACATCTACCACGAGATGATCGCCCACGTGCCGCTCTTCACCCACCCGAACCCTGAGCGGGTGCTGGTGATCGGCGGCGGGGACGGCGGCACCGCGCGCGAGGTGGCCCGCCATCCGTCGGTGAAGGGCATCGATATGGTGGAGATCGACCGGGCCGTCGTCGACGCGTGCCGGCGCCACCTGCCCGAGACGGCCTGCGGCCTTGATCATCCCAAGGTCAACCTCGTGATCGGCGACGGCCTGGCCTGGGTGGCCGGGCGGTCGGATGCGTACGATGTGATCCTCGTCGACTCCTCGGACCCTGTCGGGCCCGCGGAGGGGCTGTTCAACCGGACGTTCTACGAGAACGTCTACCGCGCACTCAAGCCCGGCGGCATCTTCGTCGCCCAGGTGCTGTCGCCGTTCTTCCACCAGAAGCTGATCCGCGACGTCTATCAGGTCGTCGCTTCCATCTTCCCCATCACGATGCCCTACCTGGCGGTGGTGCCCACCTATCCCAGCGGCCTGCACTGCTTTATGCTGGGCTCCAAGGAGCACAGCCCCCTGCGGCCGGGGATCGGGGCGCCCACCTGGCGCACCCGCTGGTACACGCCGGAGGTGCACCGGGCTGCGTTCCAGCTGCCGCCGGTGGTGGCAGAGCTACTGCAGCCGGCGGCCGCGCCGGAGGGCGCGCAGAGGCCCGTCCAGGCGGCGTCGACTCCCTGA
- the uvrA gene encoding excinuclease ABC subunit UvrA, with product MPGEIVIHGARTHNLKNVTVRIPKEKLVVITGPSGSGKSALVLDTLDKEGQRQYMEALGWFSYGLARPPVDRIEGLAPTVSVDQHLTNRTPRSTVGTETDIYTYLRVLFAKIGHRPCPGCGRDVAPPHWTVVDVTHDAEDPDAPGTFPCPHCGAALPELSMAHFSFNKVAGACPTCTGLGVINQVDVSHLIDESRSVREGAVRGWVPAMVEYQIPNLLQAAAHYGFTFDPDQPVAEFGPVQRDLLLHGVLSPQFRRHFPGVEPPATARAGRFEGVVTNFMRRYAERIGDARYREKMERHMHSEPCPDCGGSRLRAESRAVTVAGRTIVELAHEPLTDLADWVDGLTEALEPAEWRMAQTLVNELRVRIRRVLNVGVGYLTLDRAVPSLSGGEAQRLRLAALLGSELSGVIYVLDEPTVGLHQRDTHMLVEILRHLRDLGNTVVVIEHDLDVIRAADHVIDIGPAAGRGGGSVVAAGTPEEVARVEGSPTGRFLAGVDEVPLPPSRRTAGGPALLIRGARAHNLKDVAVRLPLGALVAVTGVSGSGKSTLVFDVLGRAARRRFTGAGDPPGRHDGIDGWEHLDRVVTVDQEPIARRAGSNVATYTDVFAAIRKVYAGLPYAREHGLTERHFSFNVPGGRCEKCQGAGVLTVSMHFLPAAEVRCPACRGRRFKEEVLGAQYRGCSIADVLEMTVAEALEVFARVAPVRDRLTLLAECGLGYLTLGQPATTLSGGEAQRVKLARELGRRGVGRTLFLLDEPSQGLHPADTARLLALLQRLVDAGHSVVVVEHNLDVVKAADWVIDLGPEGGAAGGRLVAEGTPEQVAACEDSHTGRLLRPLLTP from the coding sequence ATGCCAGGCGAGATCGTGATCCACGGCGCCCGAACCCACAACCTGAAGAACGTCACCGTGCGCATCCCGAAGGAGAAGCTGGTGGTGATCACCGGGCCTTCCGGGTCGGGCAAGTCCGCCCTGGTGCTCGACACCCTGGACAAGGAGGGGCAGCGCCAGTACATGGAGGCCCTGGGCTGGTTCTCCTACGGCCTGGCACGCCCCCCGGTCGACCGCATCGAGGGGCTGGCACCCACCGTCAGCGTCGACCAGCACCTCACCAACCGCACGCCGCGCTCCACGGTGGGCACCGAGACCGACATCTACACCTACCTGCGGGTACTGTTCGCCAAGATCGGGCACCGTCCCTGTCCCGGCTGCGGCCGGGACGTCGCGCCGCCCCACTGGACGGTCGTGGACGTGACCCACGACGCCGAAGACCCCGACGCGCCGGGCACGTTCCCCTGCCCGCACTGCGGCGCCGCGCTCCCCGAGCTGAGCATGGCCCACTTCTCCTTCAACAAGGTGGCGGGCGCATGCCCCACCTGTACGGGCCTGGGTGTGATCAACCAGGTGGACGTGAGCCACCTGATCGACGAGAGCCGGTCCGTCCGTGAAGGGGCGGTCCGCGGCTGGGTGCCGGCGATGGTCGAGTACCAGATCCCGAACCTGTTGCAGGCCGCCGCGCACTACGGCTTCACCTTTGACCCCGACCAGCCGGTGGCCGAGTTCGGCCCGGTGCAGCGCGACCTGCTGCTCCACGGCGTGCTGAGCCCCCAGTTCCGCCGCCACTTCCCCGGGGTGGAGCCGCCGGCCACCGCCAGGGCCGGCCGCTTCGAGGGCGTGGTCACCAACTTCATGCGCCGGTACGCCGAGCGCATCGGGGATGCCAGGTACCGCGAGAAGATGGAGCGGCACATGCACAGCGAGCCCTGCCCCGACTGCGGCGGGAGCAGGCTGCGCGCAGAGAGCCGCGCCGTCACGGTGGCCGGCCGCACCATCGTGGAGCTGGCGCACGAGCCGCTCACCGACCTCGCCGACTGGGTGGACGGGCTCACCGAGGCCCTGGAGCCCGCCGAGTGGCGGATGGCGCAGACGCTGGTAAACGAGCTGCGGGTGCGGATCCGGCGGGTCCTCAACGTGGGCGTGGGCTACCTCACCCTGGACCGGGCGGTTCCTTCACTCTCCGGCGGGGAGGCGCAGCGGCTCCGCCTGGCCGCGCTGCTGGGCTCCGAGCTCTCCGGCGTCATCTACGTGCTGGACGAGCCCACGGTGGGCCTGCACCAGCGGGACACGCACATGCTCGTAGAGATCCTGCGCCACCTGCGGGACCTGGGCAACACCGTGGTGGTGATCGAGCACGACCTGGACGTGATCCGCGCCGCCGACCACGTGATCGACATCGGGCCGGCGGCCGGGCGGGGCGGCGGCTCGGTGGTGGCCGCAGGGACGCCGGAGGAGGTGGCCCGGGTGGAGGGGTCGCCCACCGGCCGCTTCCTGGCCGGGGTGGACGAGGTCCCGCTGCCGCCGTCCAGGCGGACGGCCGGCGGGCCGGCCCTGCTGATCCGGGGCGCCCGGGCCCACAACCTGAAGGACGTGGCGGTGCGCCTGCCGCTGGGGGCCCTGGTGGCCGTCACCGGTGTCTCGGGCTCGGGCAAGTCGACGCTGGTCTTCGACGTTCTGGGTCGGGCGGCCCGGCGGCGGTTCACCGGCGCCGGAGACCCGCCGGGGCGGCACGATGGCATCGACGGGTGGGAGCACCTGGACCGGGTCGTCACCGTGGACCAGGAGCCCATCGCGCGGCGTGCGGGCTCCAACGTGGCCACCTACACGGACGTCTTCGCCGCCATCCGCAAGGTCTACGCCGGCCTGCCCTACGCGCGGGAGCATGGCCTCACCGAGAGGCACTTCTCCTTCAACGTGCCCGGCGGCCGGTGCGAGAAGTGCCAGGGGGCCGGCGTGCTGACGGTCTCCATGCACTTCCTGCCCGCCGCCGAGGTGCGCTGCCCGGCCTGCCGCGGGCGGCGGTTCAAGGAGGAGGTGCTGGGGGCCCAGTATCGGGGCTGCAGCATCGCCGACGTGCTGGAGATGACCGTGGCGGAGGCCCTCGAGGTGTTCGCCCGGGTGGCGCCTGTGCGCGACCGGCTGACCCTGCTGGCGGAGTGCGGTCTCGGCTACCTGACGCTGGGGCAGCCCGCCACGACCCTCTCGGGCGGCGAGGCGCAGCGGGTGAAGCTGGCCCGGGAGCTGGGCCGGCGTGGGGTGGGACGGACGCTCTTCCTGCTGGACGAGCCCTCGCAGGGGCTCCATCCCGCCGACACAGCCCGCCTGCTCGCCCTGCTGCAGCGCCTCGTGGACGCCGGACACAGCGTGGTGGTGGTGGAGCACAACCTGGACGTCGTGAAGGCGGCCGACTGGGTGATCGACTTGGGGCCGGAGGGCGGCGCGGCCGGCGGCCGCCTGGTGGCCGAGGGAACGCCGGAGCAGGTGGCGGCATGCGAGGACTCGCACACCGGCCGGCTCCTGCGCCCGCTGCTGACGCCGTGA
- a CDS encoding MerR family transcriptional regulator — MKPLRTSDVARAAGIHPNTVRLYEEHGLLPPADRLPNGYRAFTPRHVDQAVLVVELMRCSWTGGVIRQAALDTARHAARGDFPAARRCAADMLARIAEERRRAERAADLLAEWATAGGASQTDPGETARTPPGCAASRDREDPAPGAEPPDGMTIREAAAFLNVTPHTLRNWDRNRLLTVPRHPSSGYRVYGPAELRRLAVIRALRRAGYNVMTILHMFRQLEADHAADPHAAIDSVPPGEPDIFRSTYRWLSKTRELEACARAAVARLEEMAQRYGPAHSGTHRRP, encoded by the coding sequence ATGAAGCCGCTTCGCACATCGGATGTCGCCAGGGCAGCGGGGATTCACCCGAACACCGTGCGCCTGTACGAGGAACACGGGCTGCTGCCGCCGGCGGACCGCCTGCCCAACGGCTACCGCGCCTTTACCCCCCGGCACGTGGACCAGGCCGTGCTCGTGGTCGAGCTGATGCGCTGCTCGTGGACGGGGGGCGTCATCCGCCAGGCCGCGCTGGATACAGCACGCCATGCGGCCCGGGGCGACTTCCCGGCCGCCCGCCGGTGCGCCGCGGACATGCTGGCGCGCATCGCCGAGGAGCGACGCCGGGCGGAGCGTGCGGCCGACCTGCTGGCCGAGTGGGCCACGGCAGGCGGAGCCTCCCAGACCGACCCTGGCGAAACGGCCCGAACCCCCCCGGGGTGCGCGGCCTCCCGCGACCGGGAAGACCCAGCACCCGGCGCCGAACCACCCGACGGCATGACCATCCGCGAGGCCGCCGCCTTCCTGAACGTCACCCCCCACACCCTGCGCAACTGGGACCGCAACCGGCTCCTGACGGTTCCCCGCCACCCATCCAGCGGGTACCGCGTCTACGGCCCGGCCGAGCTGCGCCGCCTGGCGGTGATCCGGGCCCTCAGGCGGGCCGGGTACAACGTGATGACCATCCTCCACATGTTCCGGCAGCTCGAGGCGGACCACGCCGCCGACCCGCACGCCGCCATCGACAGCGTGCCACCGGGCGAGCCCGACATCTTCCGCTCGACGTACCGGTGGCTCTCGAAGACGCGGGAGCTGGAGGCGTGCGCCCGGGCCGCCGTGGCGCGGCTGGAGGAGATGGCGCAGCGGTACGGACCTGCACACAGCGGAACGCACCGGAGGCCGTGA
- the hemQ gene encoding hydrogen peroxide-dependent heme synthase, translating to MAEAPGTLEGWFVLHDFRRIDWAAWNRLSEGQKEEAIAEAEAFLKAAEAVSDAPEGSSAAYAIIGHKSDLLLLHLRPDLEALQALESGFSRTALGSLTNQPYSYFSVTELSLYEASARGGSTDPEELLKNPAIVRRLKLQVPDHPYICFYPMNKRRGETVNWYTAPIEARRAMMRQHGETGRKYAEQITQMVTGSTGLDDWEWGVTLFAREVLPIKKLVYEMRFDEVSARYAEFGPFQVGRRVAPGDLAGVLLGR from the coding sequence ATGGCAGAGGCTCCTGGTACCCTGGAGGGCTGGTTCGTCCTCCACGACTTCCGCCGCATCGACTGGGCCGCGTGGAACCGGCTCAGCGAAGGCCAGAAGGAGGAAGCCATCGCCGAGGCGGAGGCGTTCCTCAAGGCTGCGGAGGCGGTGAGCGACGCCCCGGAGGGCAGCAGCGCCGCCTACGCGATCATCGGCCACAAGTCGGACCTGCTGCTGCTGCACCTGCGCCCTGACCTGGAGGCGCTGCAGGCGCTGGAGAGCGGGTTCAGCCGGACCGCACTGGGGAGTCTGACGAACCAGCCCTACTCCTACTTCTCGGTCACCGAGCTCTCGCTGTACGAGGCGAGCGCCCGCGGCGGCTCCACCGACCCGGAGGAGCTGCTGAAGAACCCCGCCATCGTGCGGCGCCTCAAGCTGCAGGTCCCCGACCACCCGTACATCTGCTTCTACCCGATGAACAAGCGGCGGGGCGAGACGGTGAACTGGTACACCGCCCCCATCGAGGCGAGGCGGGCCATGATGCGGCAGCACGGCGAGACGGGCCGCAAGTACGCCGAGCAGATCACCCAGATGGTCACCGGTTCCACGGGGCTGGACGACTGGGAGTGGGGGGTGACCCTGTTCGCCCGGGAGGTGCTGCCCATCAAGAAGCTGGTCTACGAGATGCGGTTCGACGAGGTCTCGGCCAGGTACGCGGAGTTCGGCCCCTTCCAGGTCGGGCGGCGGGTCGCACCGGGCGATCTCGCCGGCGTGCTGCTGGGGCGGTAG
- a CDS encoding MogA/MoaB family molybdenum cofactor biosynthesis protein translates to MGVYEHKHEAETHVQQLAAGVITVSDTRTEATDESGRLLRELVEAAGHRVARYRIVPDEMGAIRGAVVEFARAVDFVILTGGTGMTPRDVTIEACRPLFTKELEGFGELFRLLSFQEIGSAAVMSRAAAGAMGRVMLFCLPGSKAAVRLATERLILPEIKHLISHIRKA, encoded by the coding sequence TTGGGCGTTTACGAGCACAAACACGAGGCCGAGACCCATGTCCAGCAGCTGGCCGCAGGCGTCATAACAGTGAGCGACACCCGCACCGAGGCCACGGATGAGTCCGGCCGGCTCCTGCGGGAGCTGGTCGAGGCGGCCGGGCACCGGGTCGCGCGCTACCGCATCGTGCCGGATGAAATGGGGGCCATCCGGGGCGCCGTGGTGGAGTTCGCCCGGGCGGTGGACTTCGTCATCCTCACCGGGGGGACGGGCATGACCCCGCGCGACGTGACCATCGAGGCGTGCCGGCCGCTCTTCACCAAGGAGCTGGAGGGGTTCGGGGAGCTCTTCCGGCTGCTCTCCTTCCAGGAGATCGGCTCGGCGGCCGTCATGTCGCGGGCGGCCGCCGGGGCGATGGGCCGGGTGATGCTTTTCTGCCTGCCGGGCTCGAAGGCGGCGGTGCGCCTGGCGACGGAGCGGCTGATCCTGCCGGAGATCAAGCACCTGATCAGCCACATCCGCAAGGCCTGA
- the pepT gene encoding peptidase T: MNAPQRDQLLAEGVVAKFLRYVQVDSPSGQGEGVPSTEEQWAMARLLEAELKAMGLSDVKVDDHAIVTARLPGNREGAPTIGLLAHFDTFPGTPGHGVKPLVHRAYDGGEIRLPAGPVLRPEELPGLRRCVGHDIITSDGSTLLGADDKAGVAEIMEILCRLIRQPEIPHGPILVGFTPDEETGRGVRKFDVASFPAVAAYTFDGSAAGEVESENFNARNLKVTIAGRSAHTGTARGVMINAVQLAAEFISSIPATMRPETTDGYEGFIHADAVSGNVEEVTVKLLLRDFSEEGIARQQAIVESLLAGLEQRYPGARTSWEQTGGYKNMKAGVSRDPRVVELALKAVREAGLEPVQKPIRGGTDGSVLTEMGLPCPNLFTGGMNYHSRTEWASAQWMEKAVEVGLNLVQLWAAERA, from the coding sequence ATGAACGCTCCACAGCGCGACCAGCTGCTCGCAGAAGGCGTCGTTGCCAAGTTCCTGCGCTATGTGCAGGTCGATTCCCCCTCGGGGCAGGGCGAGGGTGTCCCCAGCACCGAGGAGCAGTGGGCCATGGCCCGGCTGTTGGAGGCCGAACTGAAGGCCATGGGCCTCAGCGACGTCAAGGTGGATGATCACGCCATCGTGACCGCCAGGCTGCCCGGGAACCGGGAGGGCGCACCGACCATCGGGCTCCTGGCGCACTTCGACACGTTCCCCGGCACGCCGGGCCACGGCGTGAAGCCGCTGGTGCACCGGGCCTACGACGGCGGCGAGATCCGGCTGCCCGCCGGTCCCGTGCTGCGGCCCGAGGAACTCCCGGGCCTCCGGCGGTGCGTCGGCCACGACATCATCACCTCCGACGGCTCCACCCTGCTGGGCGCAGACGACAAGGCCGGTGTGGCAGAGATCATGGAGATCCTCTGCCGCCTGATCCGCCAGCCGGAGATCCCCCACGGGCCGATCCTGGTGGGGTTCACGCCCGACGAGGAGACCGGCAGGGGTGTGCGCAAGTTCGACGTGGCCTCCTTCCCGGCGGTGGCGGCCTACACCTTCGACGGCAGCGCCGCGGGCGAGGTGGAGAGTGAGAACTTCAACGCCCGTAACCTCAAGGTGACGATTGCGGGCCGGAGCGCCCACACCGGCACCGCCAGGGGCGTGATGATCAACGCCGTTCAGCTGGCGGCGGAGTTCATCTCCTCCATTCCGGCCACGATGCGGCCCGAGACCACCGACGGGTACGAGGGCTTCATCCACGCCGACGCGGTCTCCGGCAACGTGGAGGAAGTCACCGTGAAGCTGCTGCTCAGGGACTTCAGCGAGGAGGGCATCGCACGTCAGCAGGCGATCGTCGAGAGCCTGCTGGCCGGGCTCGAGCAGCGGTACCCCGGCGCCCGCACCAGCTGGGAGCAGACGGGCGGCTACAAGAACATGAAAGCGGGGGTCTCCCGTGACCCCCGGGTGGTGGAGCTTGCCCTCAAGGCGGTGCGGGAGGCCGGGCTGGAGCCGGTGCAGAAGCCGATCCGCGGCGGCACCGACGGTTCGGTGCTCACGGAGATGGGTCTGCCCTGCCCCAACCTCTTCACCGGCGGCATGAACTACCACAGCCGCACCGAGTGGGCCTCGGCCCAGTGGATGGAGAAGGCGGTGGAGGTCGGTCTGAACCTGGTGCAGCTCTGGGCGGCCGAACGGGCCTGA
- a CDS encoding YkvA family protein — MLRATAVTLTLSVTDLEEALTGFAAGSVQDLRIELETGALILRLRVPVEAVRMAVPVELRFSVLAAAGSLIKLGVTWTNMGLLPGFVKEKALQKAFEALPGEYQDGVWRLDLTEVLEHVPVSFRLRGVQIDRSAVTVELADVMAFPIDPSGLGTVEPGALVPVPSQEEQSIPEHQGFYQNLREQVRRYASSMAPKWAQPLIPWLLAVPDFFVMLVRLARDPRVPAGAKVIAGATVAYFISPIDLIPDPLPLIGEIDDLGLALLAVDQMAKLVPREVLQEAWPGEGDVLELVREGLGLITRVLPNRVLTSLQKVLNRSA, encoded by the coding sequence TTGCTGCGGGCGACGGCGGTGACCCTGACCCTGAGCGTGACCGACCTCGAGGAGGCCCTGACCGGCTTCGCGGCGGGGTCGGTGCAGGACCTGCGGATCGAGTTGGAGACCGGTGCGCTGATCCTTCGGCTGCGGGTGCCGGTGGAGGCCGTCCGCATGGCGGTTCCGGTCGAGCTGCGCTTCAGCGTCCTCGCTGCGGCCGGCAGCCTGATCAAGCTGGGGGTGACGTGGACGAACATGGGCCTCCTGCCGGGGTTCGTGAAGGAGAAGGCCCTGCAGAAGGCCTTCGAGGCGCTGCCCGGCGAGTACCAGGACGGGGTCTGGCGGCTCGACCTGACCGAGGTGCTGGAGCACGTGCCGGTGAGCTTCCGGCTCAGGGGCGTGCAGATCGACCGCTCGGCCGTCACCGTGGAACTGGCCGACGTGATGGCCTTTCCCATCGACCCCTCCGGACTGGGCACCGTGGAGCCCGGAGCCCTGGTGCCGGTCCCCAGCCAGGAGGAGCAGTCGATTCCCGAACATCAGGGCTTCTACCAGAACCTGCGGGAGCAGGTTCGCCGCTACGCAAGCAGCATGGCGCCGAAGTGGGCGCAGCCGCTGATCCCGTGGCTCCTGGCGGTCCCGGACTTCTTCGTCATGCTGGTGCGGCTGGCCCGGGATCCGCGTGTGCCAGCGGGTGCCAAGGTAATCGCCGGGGCGACGGTGGCCTACTTCATCTCACCGATCGACCTCATCCCCGACCCGCTGCCGCTGATCGGCGAGATCGACGACCTGGGCCTGGCGCTGCTGGCGGTGGACCAGATGGCCAAACTGGTGCCGCGCGAGGTGCTGCAGGAGGCCTGGCCGGGCGAGGGCGACGTGCTGGAGCTTGTGCGCGAGGGCCTTGGCCTGATCACCCGGGTCCTGCCCAACCGGGTTCTGACCTCGCTGCAGAAGGTGCTGAACCGGTCGGCCTAG
- a CDS encoding RNA methyltransferase, which translates to MEHGTHPLDAVALVLYQPQDVVNVAAIIRAMSNFGLSDLRLVEPAAFDPYRIAGIAHHTEPLIERTRRFPTLDAALADCGLVLGTTGRPREVARPVYAPRDAAPAVLAGARQRRVAILFGPEQDGLPNAALDRCHGIICIPTHPFNRSLNLAQAALVVAYELWMAAGSADARDAAPAGAEASPPASGAELQALFASVDALLQALYPGGSETRRAQAAARLRALLLRAVPRSEEATALTNLLRHAARASGLRRLDGQAGGHQV; encoded by the coding sequence ATGGAACACGGCACGCACCCTCTCGACGCGGTGGCCCTGGTGCTCTACCAGCCGCAGGACGTGGTGAACGTGGCGGCCATCATCCGCGCCATGTCCAACTTCGGGCTGTCCGACCTGCGCCTGGTGGAGCCGGCGGCCTTCGACCCGTACCGCATCGCGGGCATCGCGCACCACACCGAGCCGCTCATCGAGCGCACCCGCCGCTTCCCCACGCTGGACGCGGCGCTGGCCGACTGCGGCCTGGTGCTGGGCACCACGGGCCGCCCCCGGGAGGTCGCCCGGCCGGTCTACGCACCCCGCGATGCCGCGCCGGCGGTGCTGGCGGGCGCCCGGCAGCGGCGGGTGGCCATCCTCTTTGGCCCGGAGCAGGACGGGCTGCCCAACGCCGCCCTGGACCGCTGCCACGGGATCATCTGCATCCCGACGCACCCGTTCAACCGCTCGCTTAACCTGGCCCAGGCGGCGCTGGTGGTCGCCTACGAGCTCTGGATGGCGGCGGGCTCCGCCGATGCCCGTGACGCTGCGCCTGCGGGGGCCGAGGCGTCCCCGCCGGCGTCCGGTGCGGAGCTCCAGGCGCTCTTCGCCTCCGTCGACGCGCTGCTGCAGGCCCTTTACCCGGGCGGCAGCGAGACCCGCCGCGCCCAGGCGGCGGCCAGACTGCGCGCCCTGCTGCTGCGGGCGGTGCCCCGCAGCGAGGAGGCCACGGCCCTCACCAACCTGCTGCGCCACGCAGCCCGGGCGAGTGGGCTGCGCCGTCTGGATGGCCAGGCCGGTGGCCACCAGGTGTAA
- a CDS encoding PRK06851 family protein, with the protein MSQRGATSHFFAGANTPQGFYSRYDQIAPSARTKVIILKGGPGTGKSTFLKAIAEAVLERGHDVEYFHCSADNAAIDAIYIPAADAALMDGTAPHVVDPQFPGAVDEIINLGQYWEEPALRAKEVRERIVRLTRGYKFWFRRANDARRAALAWLEEWAAYHRECLDTARVYAASEAVIEAVAPAGGPGRAGDIPDGQPFGGPAPGAQERPSAGRVRRLFASAITYDGERSWLDSLFDRLDRRVVLVGPPGTGKKTILGRVADAALARGYRLDAFHCTMYPERVDHVRVHDTAAGVLTSFWPHEYTPKPGDEVIDTGEFVDRDRLSAFATEIAAAEAAYRTAIQREMHHLGQAKALHDELERCYIPHMDFAAIARVREETLERILAMIAERERE; encoded by the coding sequence ATGAGCCAGCGAGGGGCCACGAGCCACTTCTTCGCGGGGGCCAACACCCCGCAGGGTTTCTACTCACGCTACGATCAGATCGCCCCGTCCGCCCGGACCAAGGTGATCATCCTCAAGGGCGGACCCGGGACCGGCAAGTCCACGTTCCTGAAGGCGATCGCGGAGGCCGTGCTGGAGCGGGGCCACGACGTGGAGTACTTCCACTGCTCCGCCGACAACGCGGCCATCGACGCCATCTACATCCCCGCGGCGGACGCCGCCCTGATGGACGGCACCGCACCCCATGTGGTCGACCCCCAGTTCCCCGGGGCGGTGGACGAGATCATCAACCTGGGGCAGTACTGGGAGGAGCCGGCGCTGCGGGCGAAGGAGGTCCGGGAGCGGATCGTCCGGCTGACCCGCGGCTACAAGTTCTGGTTCAGGCGGGCGAACGACGCCCGCCGGGCCGCGCTGGCCTGGCTGGAGGAGTGGGCGGCCTACCACCGGGAGTGCCTGGACACGGCGCGGGTCTACGCCGCCAGCGAGGCGGTCATCGAGGCGGTGGCGCCGGCAGGCGGCCCGGGCCGCGCAGGCGACATTCCTGACGGGCAGCCGTTCGGGGGTCCGGCACCGGGCGCCCAGGAGCGGCCGTCCGCCGGGCGGGTGCGGCGGCTGTTCGCCTCGGCCATCACCTACGACGGCGAGCGCAGCTGGCTGGACTCGCTCTTCGACCGCCTCGACCGGCGCGTCGTGCTGGTGGGGCCGCCCGGGACGGGCAAGAAGACGATCCTCGGGCGGGTTGCGGACGCCGCCCTGGCCCGGGGCTACCGCCTGGACGCCTTCCACTGCACGATGTACCCGGAGCGGGTGGACCACGTGCGGGTGCACGACACGGCGGCAGGGGTGCTCACGTCGTTCTGGCCCCACGAGTACACACCGAAGCCGGGCGACGAGGTGATCGACACGGGCGAGTTCGTCGACCGGGACAGGCTGTCGGCCTTCGCGACGGAGATCGCCGCGGCCGAGGCGGCCTACCGGACCGCCATCCAGCGTGAGATGCACCACCTGGGCCAGGCCAAGGCGCTGCACGACGAGCTGGAGCGCTGCTACATCCCCCACATGGACTTCGCCGCCATCGCGCGGGTGAGGGAGGAGACCCTGGAGCGGATCCTGGCCATGATTGCAGAGCGGGAGAGGGAGTAG
- a CDS encoding siderophore ABC transporter substrate-binding protein, which yields MKRKVSLVSMLLLLALLVAGCGGAASGPQSGSSTVPASSGSESTGQQRAQGASEQAPAPASQQPTEIIVTHQLGETVVPVNPEKVVVFDFGILDTLDLLGVEVAAVPRANLPPYLSKYDDGKYVNAGTLFEPDFEALSALDPDLIIISTRTAPQYDALKELAPTIHLAVDTADYMGSFRKNMEYIGAIFQKEEQVAAELKKIDDMVAEVKRKVEGSTEKALILLSNDKAISAYGPGSRFGLIHDVLGFPAADDSIQASTHGDSVSFEYVKEKNPDYIFVIDRAAVVSGGGQLAKDTLDNDLIKQTNAYKNGKIIYLDPNYWYLSGGGLVSVGEMVKEIAASVD from the coding sequence ATGAAGCGCAAGGTTTCCCTGGTCAGCATGCTGCTCCTTCTGGCTCTCCTCGTCGCCGGCTGTGGCGGCGCCGCCTCCGGCCCGCAGTCCGGTTCCAGCACCGTCCCTGCCTCCAGCGGCAGCGAGTCAACCGGCCAGCAGCGTGCACAGGGGGCCTCGGAACAGGCTCCGGCCCCTGCGTCCCAGCAGCCGACTGAGATCATCGTGACCCATCAGCTCGGTGAGACCGTCGTCCCGGTGAACCCGGAGAAGGTCGTCGTCTTCGACTTCGGCATCCTGGATACCCTCGATCTGCTCGGCGTGGAGGTGGCGGCCGTTCCCAGGGCGAACCTGCCGCCGTACCTCTCCAAGTACGACGACGGCAAGTACGTCAACGCCGGCACCCTCTTCGAGCCCGACTTCGAGGCGCTGAGCGCCCTGGATCCCGACCTGATCATCATCTCGACCCGCACCGCACCGCAGTACGACGCCCTGAAGGAGCTGGCCCCCACGATCCACCTGGCCGTGGACACGGCCGACTACATGGGCTCCTTCAGGAAGAACATGGAGTACATCGGCGCCATCTTCCAGAAGGAAGAGCAGGTCGCGGCCGAGCTCAAGAAGATCGACGACATGGTGGCCGAGGTGAAGCGCAAGGTCGAGGGCTCCACTGAGAAGGCCCTGATCCTGCTCTCCAACGACAAGGCGATCAGCGCCTACGGCCCCGGCTCCCGCTTCGGCCTGATCCACGATGTGCTGGGCTTCCCGGCCGCCGATGACTCGATCCAGGCCAGCACCCATGGCGACAGCGTCTCCTTCGAGTATGTGAAGGAGAAGAACCCCGACTACATCTTCGTCATCGACCGGGCCGCGGTGGTCTCGGGCGGCGGCCAGCTGGCCAAGGACACCCTGGACAACGACCTGATCAAGCAGACCAACGCCTACAAGAACGGCAAGATCATCTACCTCGACCCGAACTACTGGTACCTCTCGGGCGGCGGGCTGGTATCGGTGGGCGAGATGGTGAAGGAGATCGCGGCGAGCGTAGACTAG